A region of Panicum virgatum strain AP13 chromosome 8N, P.virgatum_v5, whole genome shotgun sequence DNA encodes the following proteins:
- the LOC120685814 gene encoding uncharacterized protein At4g06598-like, which translates to MMANAKLQKQALLPPRSPFPTAAAGAPSPYADRGPIARPQGAAVHPRYGHGHHQRTSSESFIEEQPPSWLDDLLNEPETPAARQHGRAGHRRSSSDSFALFDGAAAGAGACANGFEGMGGRGGQPASWAGVQEYYAKPGSFGRAHGQPWEQGMPNLSGFRHGGGLPMPTKDKVGGHHGLPNMLRDNNHGMDKRTPDDASHDQKVGAKEGVPPKHAQSEADNKRAKQQYAQRSRVRKLQYIAELEGRVQALQSEGVEVSAEMEFLTQQNIMLDLENKALKQRLESLAQEQLIKRFQQEMFEREIGRLRSLYQQQQQQQAPALVRSNSRDLDAQFANLSLKHKDPSSGRDALSGPLRT; encoded by the exons ATGATGGCGAACGCGAAGCTCCAGAagcaggcgctgctgccgccgcgcagcccgttcccgacggcggcggcaggggcgccgTCGCCGTACGCCGACCGTGGCCCGATCGCCCGGCCGCagggcgccgccgtccacccccGTTACGGCCACGGGCACCACCAGCGCACGTCGTCCGAGAGCTTCATCGAGGAGCAGCCGCCATCGTGGCTAGACGACCTGCTCAACGAGCCCGAGACGCCAGCAGCGCGGCAGCACGGCCGGGCCGGCCACCGCAGGTCGTCAAGCGACTCGTTTGCGCTGTTTGACGGAGCTGCTGCTGGCGCCGGTGCTTGTGCCAATGGCTTCGAGGGGATGGGGGGACGAGGTGGGCAGCCTGCGTCATGGGCTGGTGTTCAGGAGTACTACGCCAAGCCAGGTTCGTTTGGGAGGGCACATGGCCAGCCATGGGAGCAAGGCATGCCGAATCTGTCTGGTTTCCGGCATGGCGGCGGCCTGCCGATGCCGACAAAAGACAAGGTTGGGGGGCATCATGGACTACCGAACATGTTGAGGGATAATAACCATGGCATGGACAAGAGAACTCCTGATGATGCCAGTCATGATCAAAAGGTTGGGGCGAAGGAGGGTGTGCCGCCGAAGCATGCACAGTCAGAGGCAGACAACAAGCGGGCTAAACA GCAGTATGCTCAGAGGTCCCGTGTCCGGAAGCTTCAGTATATTGCAGAGCTGGAGGGTAGAGTTCAGGCATTACAG TCAGAAGGGGTAGAAGTGTCTGCTGAAATGGAGTTTCTTACCCAGCAGAATATTATGCTAGACCTGGAAAATAAAGCTTTGAAGCAAAGACTGGAGAGTCTAGCACAGGAACAACTAATTAAACGCT TTCAACAGGAGATGTTTGAGCGGGAAATTGGTCGTCTCAGATCACtatatcagcagcagcagcagcagcaggctccTGCTCTTGTTCGCAGTAACAGCAGAGACCTTGATGCCCAGTTTGCCAACTTGTCTCTGAAACACAAAGACCCCAGCTCGGGCCGGGATGCTCTCTCTGGGCCTCTTCGTACTTAA